TTACGCTTTGCCCATCATCTCCATTACGGCGCGCTTGATCAAATTTCTCGCCAGCGGCACTTTGTACTCGTTTTTGTCCAATGGTGCGGCCTGCGCCAATTCGGCTTTGGCGGCTTCGAGCAAAAGCTCCTCCGAAATCGCCTGGCCAGCGAGCATGGCTTCCGTCTTGAGCGCCCGCCACGGCTTGGGCGCTACACCGCCTAGAACTATCCTCGGCTCGAACAACCGATCGCCTTCCACCCTGCCGGCCGCCGCCACGCTGACCATGGCAAAATCGAACGAATCTCGCTCGCGGAACTTGAGATAATGACTCTTGAGCCGCTTGGCGCGCGCCGGTACGATGATCTGCGTCACCACCTCATCGGCAGCAAGCACGGTCTCGTGATACGGATCCTGTTCAGGCAGAACGTAGAATGCTTCCGCTTTGATGCGCCTGGATTTTTTCGCACTCAGGATCTCGATCTCGGCATCGAGAGCAATCAGCATCGGCGCCACATCCGAGGGATGGACGATGTAGCATGGATCGCCGCCGAGAATGCAGTGATACTTGTTCTCGCCGTAGATGGCGTAGCAGAGCTCGCCGCCCTTACGGTAGCAGGGAAAACGGCTGCTCCGGTAGTACCAACAGCGCGGCCGCTGACAGAGATTGCCGCCGATCGTTCCCATGTTGCGCAGCTGAATCGTGCCGACCGACTGCACCGCTTCGATGAGGCCGGGATAGGCCATTGCCGGTGGAAATTCGAGAATATCAGCCAGCCGAACGGCGGCACCGATACGCAGTCCCTTGCGGTCCTCTTTGATCGAGCTCAGTTCCGGCAGTTGTTTCAGATTGATCAGCAGCTCAGGTTCGACAATGCCTTCTTTCAGGCGCGCCAAGGCATCGGTGCCGCCGGCGTAAAGCATCGCCATGTTGCCGTATTGCGCCAGCAGCGGCGGAATCGCCTTGGCATTCTTGGGATAGATATAAGAAAAGGCTTTCATGACCGGCCCTCCTTGCGTTCGATGGCCGTCAGCACTTTATCCGGTGTGATGGGCAGCTCGGTGATGCGCACGCCGACGGCATTATAAATCGCGTTGGCAATGGCGCCGACGCCGGGAATGGCGGGCGGCTCGCCCAATCCGATGACGCCCCTCTCCTGCTGATCGTAGATGGTTACGTCGAAATCGGGCATCTCGAGCGCGCCGGGGATTTTATAGTTTTCCATATCCGCATTGGGCATGATGCCGGTTTCGCGATCGAGCAGACGCTGTTCGAGCAGCGCATAGCCGATCTCGCCGATCATGGCGCCGTTGATCTGACTGCGCGCCGTCAACAGATTGACCACCAGCCCGCAATCTTGTACGGCGATCATTTTCAGCACCTTCACCTTGCCGGTTTCACGGTCGACCTCCACTTCGGCAAACTGCGTCCCTGCCGTGCCGCTGTCGGACAGGCCTTCGGCCCAGGACTCCATGGCCGAGATCGTCGCGCCCTCCAGCAGCGCGCAGGCCTGCTTCCAGCTCAATGTTTCACCGGTTGCGGTTATGGTAAATTTTTTAGCCGTATATTGCACCTGCTCGACGGCAACGCCCTTTGCCTCGGCCACTGCCGCGATGAGGCGCTGTTTGGCGCTTTCGGCGGCGCGTTTGACCGCCGGCGCGACCGAAGGCGCCGTGGTGCTGCCGCCGCTCGCGGGCGCCCAGGGAAAGTCGCTTTCACCGATGAGCGGCCGGACGTCGGTCAAATCGAGCTCCAGCTCTTCTGCCGCAACCGCCGCGACCAGCGTGCGGGTACCGACCCCAAGGTCCTGCGTGCCGATGCGCACATCCACGGTGCCGTCGCTGTAAATGTTGACGATCGCGGTCGTGCCGCGCGTACCGCCGCCGCCCCATTCGCCGGACCCCATACCCAAACCGCGCACCTTGACGCCTTTTTGACTCCCGGAGGGTTGCCGACGATGCCAGCCGATGCGCTCGGCGCCGATTTGATACTCGGCCTGCCGTGTAGGATTGGGATCGTTCAGCTGTCTCAACTTGAGCGGATCCATGCCCAAAGCTTCGGCCAACTCATCCATGATCGAATCAATGGCAAACGCCGCCTGCGGATGACCGGGTGCGCGCATGGGCGCCGCCGGACCGGCGTTGATGAACACATCCCGTTGTTTCACCTTCCAATTGGGGAAAAAATAGATATAAGGCTGCGGAACGCCCGCGCCGCCGCCGACGCCGCCGCTGCCGAACGCTTCCATCTCGAAAGCGGTCAGCTTGCCGTCCTTTTTCGCACCGATCTTTATCCGTTGAAAAGACGAAGGCCGATTGCCGGTGCAGAGCATCTCTTCTTCCCGATCGAGCATCAGCTTGACCGGTGCTCCGGCTTGCTTGGCCAAACGCGCACAGATGACGTTGTAGGACTTGGGGCCGAACTTGCTGCCGAATCCCCCGCCCATGTGATGGGTAATGACATGGATGCGGTTTTCAGGAATGCTGAGCGCCTGCGCCAGACCGCTGCGCGTGCCGTGAACGCCCTGCGTGGAATCCCACAAATAGAGTTCTTCCCCCTCCCATTTGGCGACGCAGCCGTGCGTTTCGAGCGTCGTATGCACCTGAACGTTCATATGAAAGGTGCGCTCGATGATCACGTCCGCTTCGGCAAAGCCTTTTTCGATGTCGCCTTCGCCGTATTCTTCCAGCTCACCAAGGTTATCCTCGCGGCCGCTCATGACCCGCGGCGCATCGGGCTTGATAGCTTCCTCTTCGCGCACCACAAAGGGCAGCGGCTCATAATCGACGCGAATCCGCCGCAAGGCCTCGGCAGCGGTATGCTCATCCACGGCCGCGACCGCCGCCACCTCGTCGCCGACGAAATTGACCTCGTCCTTCAACTTGCCGATCACCGCTTTGACGCCGGGCAGCGCCTGCGCAGCGGACAAATCGACCGAGATGACCCGCGCATGCGGATAAGGACTGCGGAGAATCCTGCCGTACAGCATCCCCGGCAGGTGTACGTCATAAGTATACTTGGCGCGGCCGGTCACTTTATCGACGCCGTCGACGCGCGGAACCGGTTTGCCTAAAAAACGCGTTTGAGTTAGAGGCTTCCATCCCGCCATGACTCAGCCCTCCTTCTGCATGCGTTCTGCCGCCTGGGCGACGGCTTTGAAGACGTTCGGATAGGTGCCGCAGCGGCACAAGTTGCCCGATACGGCCCGCTTGATCTCCTCCAACGTCGGTTTAGGGTTACGGCGCAGCAACGCCAAACCGGACATGATGAATCCGGGCGTACAAAAGCCGCACTGCAGCGCATCGTTTTCGACAAAGGCCTCCTGCAGAGGATGAAGCCGATCGCCTCGGGCCACCCCTTCGATGGTCTCAACCGAGCAGCCGTCGGCATCGAGGGCGAGCATGGAGCAGGCCAAGACCGTGCGCCCGTCGAGAATGACCGTGCAGGCGCCGCATTGTCCCTTGTTGCATACCCGTTTGGTGCCGGTCAAGCCGAAAGCATCGCGCAGCAGATCGAGCAGCGTCGTCCTGGGATCGCACTGCACTCTTTTCTGCTCGCCGTTGACCTGCAGAGTGATGGTGACCGAATCGGGACCGACTATGCGCCCATGTTCGGCGGCTGCTGAAAGCGGCCGAATGCTCTTGAGCGCGGCGGCGCCGATCAGACCGCCGCTAACGCCTTTGAGGAAACCGCGCCGGGAAAGGCCGTTGTGAATGTTTTTTTCTTCCATCATCGGCTCTCCTTTAATGCAAAGCGGAAAAATGTTCCCTTTACGTTCTTGCCTTTTGAGAACAAATTATAACTTTTATTAATTAGAGCAAGTGAAATCGCAAATACGCTTACGGCCGGGGTGTAGGATAAAAGGTCGAAAGTCAAGGGCGGCAGGTCGAAAGTCCAAAGTCGAAAGTCCGATTGAAATAGTGCGGGATGTTGAATTTTGCGGCGGTTTTGCCGCATCGTAGAACAATTTTTTAAATTGTCGACGTAGAACCATTTTTCAAATTTTTATCGGGGCGGGGGTTTATTCCAGACCAGCGATTTTGATACTGAAAATTTGCAGGTTAATAATACGTGAGTTGATCGCAATTTGTAAAATTGCGCGACAAGCACGGGATAAATCCCGCGCTGCCGGTACGAGATGAATCTCGCGCTACCGGCACGAGATAAATCTCGCGCTGCGTTAGATTGCGGTGCGGGTGCGGGATAAAACTCGCGCTACGTCCTATTTGGAAAACTGCGTCGAGAGTTTTTATAACGTTTATACAGGTCGGCGAATTATCGCCTTTTGCCTCCTTTCCGTGTGAGATTCGAAAAAAGCAGGAATCAAAAAATTAGAAAAGCACGGCCGGCAATTATTATTCAATTTTTAATTTAATAGGCTCTCTGCAATCTCTGCAAATGCGAAAAGCATTTCTGCTATTCGTGTTTCTCATTTTTAAAACAATCAAAAGATACCGGCATGCGCTTTTTATAAGAGGCGTCTTAATAGATTAGGCAAAAGACATCCATCTTTCCGCAGTTGGAGAAACTGCTTCAGCTACGGACAAGGCGCAGA
Above is a genomic segment from candidate division KSB1 bacterium containing:
- a CDS encoding xanthine dehydrogenase family protein subunit M, with protein sequence MKAFSYIYPKNAKAIPPLLAQYGNMAMLYAGGTDALARLKEGIVEPELLINLKQLPELSSIKEDRKGLRIGAAVRLADILEFPPAMAYPGLIEAVQSVGTIQLRNMGTIGGNLCQRPRCWYYRSSRFPCYRKGGELCYAIYGENKYHCILGGDPCYIVHPSDVAPMLIALDAEIEILSAKKSRRIKAEAFYVLPEQDPYHETVLAADEVVTQIIVPARAKRLKSHYLKFRERDSFDFAMVSVAAAGRVEGDRLFEPRIVLGGVAPKPWRALKTEAMLAGQAISEELLLEAAKAELAQAAPLDKNEYKVPLARNLIKRAVMEMMGKA
- a CDS encoding xanthine dehydrogenase family protein molybdopterin-binding subunit, coding for MAGWKPLTQTRFLGKPVPRVDGVDKVTGRAKYTYDVHLPGMLYGRILRSPYPHARVISVDLSAAQALPGVKAVIGKLKDEVNFVGDEVAAVAAVDEHTAAEALRRIRVDYEPLPFVVREEEAIKPDAPRVMSGREDNLGELEEYGEGDIEKGFAEADVIIERTFHMNVQVHTTLETHGCVAKWEGEELYLWDSTQGVHGTRSGLAQALSIPENRIHVITHHMGGGFGSKFGPKSYNVICARLAKQAGAPVKLMLDREEEMLCTGNRPSSFQRIKIGAKKDGKLTAFEMEAFGSGGVGGGAGVPQPYIYFFPNWKVKQRDVFINAGPAAPMRAPGHPQAAFAIDSIMDELAEALGMDPLKLRQLNDPNPTRQAEYQIGAERIGWHRRQPSGSQKGVKVRGLGMGSGEWGGGGTRGTTAIVNIYSDGTVDVRIGTQDLGVGTRTLVAAVAAEELELDLTDVRPLIGESDFPWAPASGGSTTAPSVAPAVKRAAESAKQRLIAAVAEAKGVAVEQVQYTAKKFTITATGETLSWKQACALLEGATISAMESWAEGLSDSGTAGTQFAEVEVDRETGKVKVLKMIAVQDCGLVVNLLTARSQINGAMIGEIGYALLEQRLLDRETGIMPNADMENYKIPGALEMPDFDVTIYDQQERGVIGLGEPPAIPGVGAIANAIYNAVGVRITELPITPDKVLTAIERKEGRS
- a CDS encoding (2Fe-2S)-binding protein, whose amino-acid sequence is MMEEKNIHNGLSRRGFLKGVSGGLIGAAALKSIRPLSAAAEHGRIVGPDSVTITLQVNGEQKRVQCDPRTTLLDLLRDAFGLTGTKRVCNKGQCGACTVILDGRTVLACSMLALDADGCSVETIEGVARGDRLHPLQEAFVENDALQCGFCTPGFIMSGLALLRRNPKPTLEEIKRAVSGNLCRCGTYPNVFKAVAQAAERMQKEG